The Nitrosospira lacus genome window below encodes:
- a CDS encoding ABC transporter transmembrane domain-containing protein yields MQDPYAMNSRRLYARLMKYIVPYWEVLAFSLMGMIAMAVTAPMIAALTVPMLDGAFVNKDVESMQLVLLAIVVLFAARGVAGYISIYAINWVSSKLAVDLRAEMFDKLLILPDCYYSGQPGGGLVAILTSDITQLARAAVDVITVMVRDTLTVTGLLVWMLYLNWKLSVPVLLMVSVLMLIIQSAGERLQGAEREARQTADNITQVLKESIENHRVVRLYGGQQYETHRMGEEASRVRDFTLKQVAIAALSVPLVQLMTSVVIVVTLYLAMQQAFANETTVGGFVSIVVAMLMLSAPLKRIASLKESWQQGSTAAESVFSLLDQGVEPNTGGGTGTIAIDRARGELRFEQVSFCRDPVNSGTSPGAGEIVDITLTIQPGETVALVGLSERDKATLVNLVPRFIRPTAGRVLLDGHDLASFRLTSLRDNIALVSEGMTLFNDTVAANIAYGAMGRETESRITAAAQAAHAMEFIREMPQGLQTIVGERGIRLSSGQRLRVAIARALLRNSPVLIVDETFQTPDFETSHHVKAALEALMQGRTTLVIAHRLSTVERADRIVVLQKGRITDIGNHQELLAKEGAYARLVRTFV; encoded by the coding sequence TTGGGAGGTGCTCGCGTTTTCGCTGATGGGTATGATTGCGATGGCGGTAACCGCGCCGATGATCGCCGCATTGACAGTGCCGATGCTGGACGGCGCTTTTGTCAACAAGGACGTGGAATCGATGCAACTGGTTCTGCTGGCAATCGTTGTGTTGTTTGCGGCGCGCGGTGTGGCAGGCTATATCAGCATCTATGCCATCAATTGGGTAAGCAGCAAGCTGGCGGTGGATCTGCGCGCGGAGATGTTCGATAAATTATTGATCCTGCCTGATTGCTATTATTCCGGCCAGCCCGGCGGCGGCCTTGTTGCCATACTCACGTCCGATATAACCCAGCTCGCTCGCGCCGCCGTCGACGTAATCACCGTGATGGTGAGGGACACGTTGACGGTTACTGGATTGCTGGTATGGATGCTTTATCTCAACTGGAAGCTTTCAGTACCGGTCTTATTGATGGTGTCTGTGCTCATGCTGATCATACAGTCCGCGGGCGAGCGGCTGCAAGGCGCGGAGCGGGAAGCGCGGCAAACAGCGGATAACATCACTCAGGTATTAAAGGAATCCATTGAAAACCACAGAGTGGTCAGACTTTACGGGGGCCAGCAATATGAAACCCATCGTATGGGAGAGGAGGCAAGCCGCGTGCGCGACTTTACCCTGAAACAGGTGGCCATTGCGGCTTTAAGCGTTCCGCTGGTGCAACTCATGACCTCCGTTGTGATAGTAGTCACATTATATCTTGCAATGCAGCAGGCCTTCGCCAATGAGACCACGGTGGGCGGTTTTGTATCCATTGTCGTGGCCATGCTGATGCTGAGTGCGCCGCTGAAGCGTATTGCCAGTTTGAAAGAGTCTTGGCAGCAGGGGTCTACTGCCGCCGAAAGCGTATTCTCACTGCTGGACCAGGGGGTTGAACCGAATACGGGGGGGGGTACGGGAACAATTGCCATCGACCGGGCGCGCGGGGAACTGCGATTCGAGCAGGTCAGTTTCTGCCGCGACCCCGTAAATTCCGGGACAAGCCCCGGGGCAGGCGAGATAGTGGATATTACGCTGACCATACAACCAGGGGAGACCGTGGCGCTGGTAGGCCTCTCCGAGCGCGACAAGGCCACCCTTGTGAATCTGGTGCCGCGTTTCATTCGCCCCACAGCAGGAAGGGTTCTGCTTGATGGTCATGATCTGGCGAGCTTCAGGTTAACCAGTCTACGTGACAATATTGCGCTGGTTTCCGAAGGCATGACACTATTCAATGATACGGTGGCAGCCAACATCGCTTATGGCGCCATGGGTCGTGAAACAGAATCCAGGATCACCGCAGCGGCGCAGGCCGCTCATGCAATGGAATTCATTCGGGAAATGCCGCAGGGATTGCAAACCATAGTAGGGGAACGAGGCATTAGACTTTCCAGCGGACAACGGCTGCGTGTCGCCATTGCCCGGGCACTGCTGAGAAATTCACCTGTTCTGATCGTGGACGAGACATTTCAGACGCCGGACTTCGAAACCAGCCATCATGTGAAGGCAGCATTGGAAGCCCTGATGCAAGGACGTACCACACTCGTCATAGCGCATCGCCTATCCACCGTGGAAAGAGCAGATCGCATTGTGGTGCTGCAAAAGGGACGCATCACCGATATTGGCAATCACCAGGAATTACTTGCAAAGGAAGGCGCTTACGCCCGGCTTGTCCGGACTTTTGTTTGA
- a CDS encoding polysaccharide biosynthesis protein: MSLPKLNIRTVIAFVHDIAATVMAWGLAYSFRFNFEIPSLYLESLKEILPWVIPIHAASFLWFGLYRGLWHYASLPDLRRILLAVLTAAATVPLVLFMLQILAGTPRTVLLLAPILLLFIMGGSRLAYRLWKEHRLYGLSKIEGNLVLVLGAGDGAIGLVKELARSAQWRVVGLLDDDPAKRGMMLHGFKVLGRINELPVVAEKLGVAHAIIAMTPTAIDRRNALRPQLDRRHPDRLHRDRRRALEMCSTAGVKALIVPSYDDLISGKITVSQIRNVELDDLLGRDPVVLDNDRLQDLLAGKTVLVTGAGGSIGSELCRQIAKFEPRRLVLFELNEFALYNIEQELRISFPEMPMVFMIGDIKDQARLSQVFSQFRPAVVFHAAAYKHVPLMEQENAWQAVLNNVWGTYVLARMAIKHGVEKFVLISTDKAVNPTNVMGASKRLAEMVCQALQQTVCRPEKKNPGDTVRKTGFVMVRFGNVLGSTGSVIPKFREQIAKGGPITVTHSEVTRYFMSIPEAAQLVLQAGLMGGKEGGGEIFVLDMGEPIKIADLAKDMIRLSGLSEGDIKIVYNGLRPGEKLHEELLADDENTLPTPHSKLRIAQARQVDAQWLAHLVAWMKEHPVLSDEEVKEGLTRWVPEYKQEIAPLSNQ, encoded by the coding sequence ATGTCCTTACCCAAACTCAACATACGCACGGTAATCGCTTTTGTTCATGACATTGCCGCAACGGTCATGGCATGGGGACTCGCTTATTCTTTCCGCTTCAATTTTGAAATACCTTCCCTGTACCTGGAATCGTTAAAAGAAATCCTGCCCTGGGTCATTCCGATTCATGCGGCGTCATTTTTATGGTTTGGCCTGTATCGCGGACTCTGGCATTACGCAAGCTTACCCGACTTGCGACGTATTCTGCTTGCAGTGTTGACAGCGGCAGCGACGGTGCCGCTGGTGTTATTCATGTTACAGATACTTGCCGGCACACCGCGCACCGTGCTGCTGCTGGCCCCCATTCTGCTTCTGTTTATCATGGGAGGCAGCCGCCTGGCTTACCGCTTATGGAAGGAGCATCGACTCTATGGACTGAGTAAAATCGAGGGTAATCTCGTCCTGGTATTGGGCGCGGGCGACGGTGCAATCGGTCTGGTGAAAGAACTCGCTCGCAGCGCGCAATGGCGAGTAGTGGGATTGCTGGATGACGATCCCGCAAAACGTGGAATGATGCTGCATGGTTTCAAGGTACTGGGCCGAATCAATGAACTTCCTGTCGTAGCGGAAAAACTGGGTGTGGCTCATGCCATTATCGCCATGACGCCCACCGCTATCGATCGCCGAAATGCCCTCCGTCCTCAACTCGACCGCCGTCATCCCGACCGCCTTCACCGCGACCGCAGGCGTGCGCTGGAAATGTGTTCAACCGCTGGCGTGAAGGCTCTGATCGTGCCTTCTTATGACGATTTAATAAGCGGCAAAATCACTGTATCGCAAATCCGCAATGTCGAACTGGATGATTTGCTGGGACGGGATCCGGTAGTGCTGGATAATGACAGGCTGCAGGACTTGCTGGCGGGAAAAACCGTGCTGGTTACCGGAGCAGGCGGTTCAATCGGATCGGAACTATGCCGGCAGATTGCCAAGTTTGAACCGCGTCGCCTGGTCCTGTTCGAATTGAATGAATTCGCGCTTTACAACATTGAACAGGAACTCAGGATCAGTTTTCCGGAAATGCCGATGGTATTCATGATAGGCGATATCAAGGATCAGGCCCGGCTGTCCCAGGTATTTTCGCAATTCCGGCCCGCTGTTGTTTTTCATGCGGCGGCTTACAAGCATGTCCCGCTGATGGAGCAGGAGAATGCCTGGCAAGCCGTCCTGAATAATGTATGGGGAACTTACGTCCTGGCGCGGATGGCAATCAAGCACGGAGTGGAAAAGTTCGTACTGATCTCGACCGACAAGGCCGTCAATCCGACCAATGTCATGGGTGCCAGCAAACGGCTGGCGGAGATGGTTTGTCAAGCATTGCAGCAAACCGTTTGCCGGCCGGAGAAAAAGAATCCGGGTGATACGGTGCGGAAAACAGGTTTTGTCATGGTGCGTTTTGGCAACGTGCTCGGCAGCACGGGCAGCGTGATTCCAAAGTTCCGCGAACAGATTGCAAAAGGGGGGCCGATTACCGTTACCCATTCCGAGGTTACGCGCTACTTCATGTCCATACCCGAAGCCGCACAACTGGTGCTGCAAGCCGGCCTGATGGGAGGAAAGGAAGGTGGGGGAGAGATTTTTGTGCTGGATATGGGCGAGCCCATCAAAATTGCCGATCTCGCAAAAGACATGATTCGCCTATCAGGCCTGAGCGAGGGGGATATCAAGATTGTCTACAATGGACTGCGCCCAGGGGAAAAACTCCACGAAGAATTATTGGCGGACGATGAAAATACTTTGCCTACACCGCACTCCAAGCTGCGCATAGCCCAGGCTCGCCAGGTAGACGCACAATGGCTGGCACATCTCGTGGCATGGATGAAAGAGCATCCGGTACTGAGCGACGAGGAAGTCAAGGAAGGATTGACAAGATGGGTGCCGGAATACAAACAGGAAATCGCGCCGCTGAGCAACCAATGA
- a CDS encoding MraY family glycosyltransferase, with amino-acid sequence MIDGLSFSLLTPPLIAFTVTLILTGWLIKNNVLKVLDHPNPRSLHTRAVRRTGGLGMMLGVAISWASIPAALPISVSLGVALLVLVSFADDIFGLPVLGRLLMHGAVAIWFSVALLSEARGWMVATIITISVVWMINLYNFMDGSDGLAGGMTLIGFTCYGLTALLAGNESFAVINFCIAAAAAAFLIFNFYPARIFMGDAGAIPLGFLAASLGMIGWTKGLWPPWLPVLVFSPFIADASVTLAKRCLSGEKFWQAHRAHYYQRMVRSGLGHRNTALLGYILMVSAGVSAMWAAHEDIAVQLGVGIVWGGIYLSMMIVSERYLERCPGD; translated from the coding sequence ATGATTGACGGTCTCTCTTTTTCCCTTCTCACCCCACCGTTAATAGCGTTTACGGTGACGCTTATCCTGACTGGATGGTTGATAAAAAACAACGTCCTTAAGGTACTGGATCATCCCAACCCCCGTTCCCTCCATACCAGGGCCGTTCGCCGCACCGGCGGGCTCGGCATGATGCTGGGCGTAGCGATTTCATGGGCATCTATCCCCGCGGCCCTGCCAATTTCTGTATCACTGGGTGTTGCGCTCCTGGTGCTGGTATCTTTTGCCGACGACATTTTCGGCCTGCCTGTGCTCGGGCGGCTATTGATGCATGGCGCGGTGGCTATCTGGTTCTCGGTCGCACTGTTATCCGAAGCACGTGGATGGATGGTCGCTACAATAATCACCATTTCGGTCGTCTGGATGATCAATCTTTATAATTTCATGGACGGCTCGGATGGATTGGCGGGCGGCATGACACTGATTGGTTTCACTTGCTACGGTCTGACTGCATTGCTAGCGGGGAATGAGTCATTTGCCGTGATAAACTTTTGTATTGCCGCCGCCGCGGCGGCTTTTCTGATATTCAACTTTTATCCCGCGCGTATTTTCATGGGAGATGCCGGCGCGATTCCCCTGGGATTCCTGGCCGCGTCACTGGGTATGATTGGCTGGACGAAAGGTTTGTGGCCACCGTGGCTGCCGGTGCTGGTTTTTTCTCCATTTATCGCCGATGCTTCTGTTACGCTCGCAAAACGTTGTCTGAGCGGCGAAAAATTCTGGCAGGCACATCGGGCTCACTATTACCAGCGTATGGTGCGTAGCGGTCTGGGTCATCGCAATACGGCACTGCTGGGTTATATTCTAATGGTGAGCGCCGGGGTCAGCGCAATGTGGGCAGCGCATGAGGATATTGCTGTCCAGCTTGGAGTCGGCATAGTCTGGGGCGGAATCTACTTGAGTATGATGATCGTGTCCGAACGATACCTGGAGCGCTGTCCCGGCGACTGA
- a CDS encoding dicarboxylate/amino acid:cation symporter — MKKTSLNTQILFGVLAGILLGWGISGLGQESAVAQTGLYIAGLIGTLFIDLLKMVLIPLVFTSIAVGVANLRAHRQMHKVWKATLGFFIFSMALAVMLGLTAANLFRPGEGLQLAMFQDAMRGFEARQMSLPEFFAHFLHSLFQNPITALAQGDVLAVVVFALLLGIALVVGGERYANIIVLLQEFLELILMLVGWIMRLAPLGIMALLVQLVATQDTALLATLIKFIVVVVGTTLLHGVVVLPLILYLVTGMAPLKFWRGAREALVTAFATSSSSATLPVTLRCVEQHLHVKRDIAGFVVPLGATLNMDGTALYEAAAALFVANLVGIELNLMQQMIVFFTAMVGAMGAPGIPSAGMVTMVLVLQSVGLPAEAIAILLPIDRLLDAFRTAVNVEGDMVGSLVVQEWVKSTHHDKSGV, encoded by the coding sequence GTGAAAAAAACATCGCTTAACACGCAGATTTTATTCGGTGTGCTGGCTGGAATCTTGCTGGGTTGGGGAATTTCCGGACTTGGACAAGAATCGGCCGTCGCGCAAACCGGGCTATATATCGCCGGACTGATCGGCACATTGTTTATTGACTTGTTGAAAATGGTGCTGATTCCGCTGGTATTCACCTCCATCGCGGTTGGGGTTGCCAACTTGCGTGCGCACCGCCAGATGCATAAGGTATGGAAAGCCACACTGGGTTTCTTTATATTTTCCATGGCGCTTGCGGTGATGCTGGGATTGACCGCTGCCAATCTTTTTCGGCCTGGCGAGGGACTTCAGCTTGCAATGTTTCAGGATGCCATGCGGGGTTTTGAGGCCAGACAGATGTCTCTGCCGGAGTTCTTTGCCCATTTTCTACATTCACTATTTCAAAATCCCATCACGGCGTTAGCTCAGGGTGATGTGCTCGCGGTAGTGGTTTTCGCACTTTTGCTGGGGATTGCGTTGGTGGTGGGTGGGGAGCGCTACGCCAATATTATTGTTTTGCTGCAGGAATTTCTGGAACTGATACTGATGCTGGTGGGCTGGATTATGCGGCTGGCACCGCTGGGCATCATGGCGCTGCTGGTGCAACTGGTCGCCACCCAGGATACTGCCCTGCTTGCGACGCTGATAAAATTTATCGTGGTGGTGGTGGGTACCACGCTACTGCATGGCGTGGTGGTGCTGCCGCTGATACTTTATCTGGTAACCGGCATGGCGCCGCTCAAATTCTGGCGCGGCGCGCGCGAGGCGCTGGTAACTGCTTTTGCCACCAGTTCCAGTTCGGCCACTTTGCCTGTCACCTTGCGTTGTGTGGAACAGCATCTCCATGTCAAACGCGATATTGCGGGCTTCGTCGTACCGCTCGGCGCCACGCTTAACATGGATGGGACCGCATTATACGAGGCCGCTGCAGCACTGTTTGTCGCCAATCTGGTGGGTATTGAACTTAATCTCATGCAGCAGATGATCGTGTTTTTCACCGCCATGGTCGGCGCAATGGGTGCGCCTGGCATTCCCAGCGCCGGCATGGTAACCATGGTGCTGGTGTTGCAATCGGTTGGTCTGCCCGCGGAGGCTATCGCTATTCTACTTCCGATTGATCGCTTGCTGGATGCATTCCGCACGGCTGTTAACGTTGAAGGGGATATGGTGGGCAGTCTGGTGGTGCAAGAGTGGGTCAAAAGTACGCATCATGATAAAAGTGGCGTTTAG
- a CDS encoding PA4780 family RIO1-like protein kinase, which yields MKIPKRIEPLVEEGLVDEVICQLMSGKEAMVYVVRCGEAIRCAKVYKEANARSFRQSVDYTEGRRVKNSRRARAMEKGTRYGRKAQEDAWRSVEVDSLCRLAAAGVRVPQPYNFFEGVLLMELVTGVNGAAAPRLNDLALTAEEARAHHLTLVREVVRMLCAGIVHGDLSEYNVLAGSDGLVIIDLPQAIDAAANNNARSMLVRDMDNLAAYFGRFAPELPATDYGREIWSLYQSGKLHPDIALTGRIEHSKKPVDIAGVMRVVNIVLKKEAAWQRHKLEMRG from the coding sequence ATGAAAATCCCGAAAAGAATTGAACCGCTCGTCGAGGAGGGTCTCGTCGATGAAGTCATCTGCCAGCTCATGAGCGGCAAGGAAGCCATGGTCTACGTGGTCCGCTGCGGAGAAGCGATACGTTGCGCGAAGGTATACAAGGAAGCCAACGCACGCAGCTTCCGCCAGAGCGTGGATTACACCGAAGGCCGCAGAGTGAAGAACAGCCGGCGCGCCCGCGCCATGGAGAAGGGCACCCGCTATGGACGCAAGGCGCAGGAAGATGCGTGGCGCAGCGTGGAAGTGGATTCCCTGTGCCGTCTTGCCGCCGCCGGCGTGCGTGTGCCGCAGCCCTATAATTTCTTCGAGGGTGTGCTGCTGATGGAACTGGTGACGGGCGTCAATGGCGCGGCCGCCCCCCGGCTCAATGATCTGGCGCTCACGGCGGAAGAGGCGCGCGCGCATCACCTCACCCTTGTCAGGGAGGTGGTGCGCATGCTTTGCGCCGGGATCGTCCATGGCGATTTGTCCGAATACAATGTGCTTGCCGGCAGCGACGGACTGGTCATCATCGACCTGCCCCAGGCCATTGACGCGGCGGCCAACAACAACGCCCGCAGCATGCTGGTCCGCGACATGGATAACCTTGCTGCCTACTTTGGCCGCTTTGCGCCCGAATTGCCCGCCACTGACTATGGCAGGGAAATATGGTCACTCTACCAAAGCGGCAAGCTGCATCCGGATATTGCGCTGACCGGACGGATTGAACACAGCAAGAAGCCCGTTGATATAGCCGGCGTCATGCGGGTGGTTAACATTGTGCTAAAGAAAGAAGCGGCATGGCAACGGCATAAACTGGAAATGAGAGGATAG
- a CDS encoding sialidase family protein: MRRQQIYHIAAMLLLSTSAAIHASHPDPASEDQAHAKPRPPKTTLGVGVTLDESGRLWLAKVENQQLLVARSDDEGKSFSNPVVVTSEPENISADGENRPKIAVARDGTVLLTWIQSLPQKYSGNVRFARSTDSGRTFSKPVTLNDDGRITSHRFDSLAIDGAGRVVVAWLDARDRDAAREQGGEFAGVSVYIAQSNDNGASFGANRRFQAHTCECCRIALAWTQEGPVVFWRNIFGVNTRDFAIANLDKGGMRRATDDEWRIDACPHNGGGIATDRQGQLHLVWFTNGAVRQGLFYKRLGGDWESQPLPIGDPAAQANHASVAAEGKTVLLTWREFDGSSYSAQMMYSNDSGVSWSGPQRLMESAGATDYPIPLIDGNKVLLVWNTAMEGLRVLPFDRLTAGKPSDKSSAKHAADKTGG; encoded by the coding sequence ATGCGGCGGCAACAGATCTATCATATTGCAGCCATGCTCTTGCTGAGCACTTCAGCCGCCATACACGCGAGCCACCCGGATCCGGCCTCGGAAGATCAAGCGCATGCGAAACCCCGGCCTCCCAAGACGACATTGGGCGTGGGCGTAACATTGGATGAAAGCGGCCGGTTATGGTTGGCAAAAGTGGAGAATCAACAGCTGCTGGTTGCGCGCTCGGATGATGAAGGAAAAAGTTTTTCCAATCCGGTTGTTGTTACCTCTGAGCCGGAAAATATATCGGCTGACGGAGAGAATCGTCCCAAGATTGCCGTTGCACGCGATGGTACCGTCCTTTTGACCTGGATCCAGTCACTACCGCAGAAATATTCAGGCAATGTTCGTTTCGCACGCTCGACAGATTCAGGCCGGACCTTCTCGAAACCTGTCACCCTGAATGATGACGGCCGCATTACCAGCCATCGTTTTGATTCACTGGCTATTGATGGCGCGGGCAGGGTCGTTGTGGCATGGCTTGATGCACGTGACCGGGATGCGGCAAGGGAACAAGGCGGAGAGTTTGCCGGAGTGTCGGTTTATATCGCGCAATCCAATGATAATGGTGCCAGCTTCGGTGCGAATCGAAGATTCCAAGCGCATACTTGCGAGTGCTGCCGGATTGCGCTCGCCTGGACGCAGGAGGGTCCCGTAGTCTTCTGGCGGAATATTTTTGGTGTCAACACGCGTGATTTCGCCATTGCAAATCTGGATAAAGGCGGCATGCGGCGCGCCACGGATGATGAATGGCGCATTGATGCATGTCCCCATAATGGGGGCGGCATTGCGACCGATCGCCAAGGCCAGTTGCATCTGGTCTGGTTTACCAACGGCGCGGTCCGCCAGGGACTATTCTACAAACGTCTCGGTGGCGATTGGGAGTCACAACCACTGCCCATCGGCGATCCTGCAGCTCAGGCAAATCATGCATCGGTAGCTGCGGAGGGTAAAACGGTTCTCCTCACCTGGCGCGAATTTGATGGTAGTTCTTATTCCGCACAAATGATGTATTCGAATGATAGCGGTGTGTCCTGGAGTGGGCCGCAGCGTTTGATGGAATCCGCCGGAGCGACGGATTATCCCATACCATTGATTGATGGAAACAAAGTGCTGTTAGTGTGGAATACAGCAATGGAAGGCTTGCGTGTTCTGCCGTTTGACCGCCTCACCGCCGGGAAGCCTTCGGATAAATCCTCCGCGAAACATGCTGCGGACAAAACTGGGGGATGA
- a CDS encoding TonB-dependent receptor produces MKPIFIALASVLFVSSVWAEDSEQLKNTLSQNTVRGSRESRPSAEIFQSTGGINGLIVQPNKTTPLVQNLGQVAQSAVPFPGAAEKEAVSEAPDKDEGKNKGKDKANEKGRDKPAPDNQKETVFKEMVVTGEVERDSHYTSPSTRVTRTQIERQNAQTTEEVLKYQPSLQIRQRYVGDPNGVLGIRGADMFSTARNMVYADGLPIHNFLQASFNGAPRWSMVGPNEIDAVDIVYGPFSAEYSGNSIGGVVNIRTRMPRKQEFYVETSLFIQPYKLYGPDKGTFIGDRQYVSYGNRFQDKLSVFLAYNRLEAQSHPQSYFIDNTGLGQAPAFTAPQPPSGTPIPPLTDVTGGIRTPDTRGTPSIIYGDTGPEKVNTQLFKGKLGYDINSELQAIFTVAYEDRTRNQNHPRNYLQDTSGQTFFGGPQNASQPLILPNAALDGTSFDVLNRGFGFSSDKRETLNLGLQLRGALTENWHIDTTISNFDVLKDTRATAFFNPNDPNGNPTGQIQDFKKFSWLNYDLKLSTPAVLGNQKLSFLTGYHFDQYNLNFRQYSLTDYATLTRGPLQAGRNNDGQTSTHAMFAQSAYRFLPGWDVTVGARQEWWAASKGIVGSTPVPDRTESALSPKVSLGYEPGPWKLRYSFGRAHRFPVIAELYQSLSDPRFIVQANAHLRPENGVHHNFMIEYGLPRGYVRLNVFRDDIKDAIQQVQTVSGIVTTSAFQNIDQTSTTGVELILDQRRIMGSKFDFMFNGTWMNAKVDKGPFINFTAPNHPLPPQGQPGPDSFDLTGKQRIRLPHWRANFFTTYNATEAWDISLSGRYTSDSFNDLDNRDHINNVFGAQSDFFFMDFKTSYRFKLQNGLKSRVSFGITNLNDDKAFVFHPYPRRTYLVEAAFSY; encoded by the coding sequence ATGAAACCTATCTTTATCGCCTTGGCGAGTGTGCTTTTCGTCTCTTCCGTCTGGGCCGAAGATTCGGAGCAACTAAAAAATACTCTGTCGCAAAATACCGTAAGGGGTTCCCGTGAAAGCAGACCGTCCGCTGAAATATTTCAGTCGACTGGCGGCATCAATGGGCTAATCGTGCAGCCGAATAAAACGACCCCGCTGGTGCAAAATTTGGGCCAGGTTGCGCAGAGTGCGGTTCCGTTTCCTGGTGCTGCCGAAAAAGAGGCGGTAAGCGAAGCACCTGACAAGGACGAAGGGAAGAATAAGGGTAAGGATAAAGCCAACGAAAAAGGCAGGGACAAGCCGGCGCCCGATAACCAGAAGGAAACGGTATTCAAGGAGATGGTGGTGACGGGCGAGGTCGAACGTGATTCGCATTACACCTCGCCTTCCACCCGCGTCACACGAACGCAGATCGAGCGTCAGAACGCGCAAACAACGGAAGAAGTGCTCAAGTACCAACCCAGTTTACAGATACGCCAGCGTTATGTCGGCGATCCAAACGGTGTGCTGGGTATCCGTGGTGCGGATATGTTCTCGACAGCACGCAATATGGTTTATGCCGATGGCCTGCCGATACATAACTTTTTGCAGGCTTCTTTCAATGGTGCTCCGCGTTGGTCAATGGTGGGTCCTAATGAAATAGACGCCGTTGATATCGTGTATGGTCCTTTCTCGGCGGAATACAGTGGCAACTCGATTGGTGGCGTGGTGAATATTAGAACGCGCATGCCACGCAAGCAGGAGTTCTATGTCGAGACCAGTCTTTTTATTCAACCGTACAAGCTTTACGGCCCAGATAAAGGAACCTTCATTGGCGACCGGCAATACGTATCCTATGGCAACCGGTTTCAAGACAAACTGTCGGTATTCCTGGCCTACAATCGCCTGGAAGCCCAGAGTCACCCGCAATCCTATTTTATTGACAACACCGGATTGGGCCAAGCCCCCGCTTTTACTGCGCCTCAGCCTCCTTCCGGGACGCCTATTCCCCCACTCACGGACGTTACTGGCGGTATTCGTACACCTGACACGCGCGGCACGCCGAGTATCATCTATGGCGATACAGGGCCGGAGAAAGTGAATACTCAACTGTTCAAAGGCAAATTGGGTTATGACATTAATTCCGAACTTCAGGCTATTTTTACAGTCGCCTACGAGGATCGCACACGCAACCAGAACCATCCACGTAATTATTTGCAGGATACTTCAGGGCAAACATTCTTTGGCGGGCCTCAGAATGCGTCTCAACCCCTGATCCTGCCTAATGCCGCTCTGGATGGTACATCTTTCGATGTGTTAAACAGAGGGTTTGGGTTCAGTTCGGATAAGCGTGAGACGTTGAACCTCGGTCTGCAGCTTCGCGGCGCACTGACCGAGAATTGGCATATCGATACAACAATCAGCAATTTTGACGTTCTCAAGGATACGCGCGCCACCGCTTTCTTCAATCCGAACGATCCCAATGGGAATCCTACAGGCCAGATTCAGGATTTCAAGAAATTCAGCTGGCTGAATTACGATCTCAAGCTGAGCACTCCTGCGGTGCTCGGTAATCAGAAATTATCGTTCCTGACGGGATATCATTTTGATCAATATAATTTAAACTTCCGACAGTACTCGTTGACGGACTACGCGACCCTTACGCGTGGCCCCTTGCAAGCCGGCAGAAACAACGATGGGCAAACCTCAACCCATGCGATGTTTGCCCAATCCGCATATCGTTTCTTACCGGGTTGGGACGTTACAGTGGGGGCACGACAGGAATGGTGGGCGGCCAGCAAGGGCATTGTCGGAAGTACCCCGGTTCCCGATCGTACCGAGTCCGCGCTTTCACCCAAGGTTTCTCTGGGTTATGAGCCAGGACCGTGGAAACTTCGTTACTCATTCGGAAGGGCGCATCGGTTCCCGGTTATTGCAGAGCTTTATCAATCACTTAGCGACCCGCGTTTTATTGTTCAAGCCAATGCTCACCTCAGGCCCGAGAATGGGGTGCACCACAACTTCATGATTGAATATGGACTGCCGAGGGGCTATGTCCGCTTGAATGTTTTCCGCGACGACATCAAGGATGCCATCCAGCAAGTGCAAACGGTCTCCGGCATAGTCACAACAAGCGCATTTCAAAATATCGATCAGACCAGCACTACCGGCGTTGAACTGATCTTGGATCAACGTAGAATCATGGGGTCGAAGTTTGACTTCATGTTCAATGGCACGTGGATGAATGCGAAAGTAGACAAAGGCCCTTTCATCAACTTTACGGCGCCGAATCATCCATTACCACCCCAAGGTCAACCGGGACCAGACAGTTTTGATCTTACTGGCAAGCAGCGCATACGTTTACCCCATTGGCGGGCAAATTTCTTTACCACCTACAATGCCACCGAGGCTTGGGATATCTCACTCTCGGGCCGTTATACCAGTGATTCGTTCAATGATCTCGATAACCGGGATCATATAAACAACGTGTTCGGGGCCCAGAGTGATTTCTTCTTCATGGATTTCAAAACCAGCTACCGATTCAAATTACAGAATGGTTTGAAAAGCAGGGTTTCATTTGGTATTACCAACCTGAATGATGATAAGGCATTTGTTTTTCATCCCTACCCGCGACGCACCTATCTTGTCGAGGCCGCATTCAGCTATTAA